CGTCGCTAACGTTGTGATGAACGTTAAggcttttcatatttttttttaaattttttttaactcaaatgaaaaaaggatCTGCAATTTAAACCGAGTCACTTTACATAAACcaattaatgattaaatagatgtttttgatatatttttatgttttttttacgagttttccCCACGCATAACgatcaatatatattttttacccaGCAAAACAGTTTAACGATTAGTTTTCTTACGCTtattgacttatttttaaatttttatttaaaagaaaaaaaattataacactAATCTTACCTCtctagagtttttttttcgtttattgacTAATTAAACACGTAAAAAAGATAACCCTTCACCgatcagaatattttttttttgccgacaCGCACGTAGTTGGGACATTATGGGGATTATGAGCCAAGACGAGCCAACGCAACGAGCCAagatagaacaaaaaaatgcaacaaatttttttgtttttcatttcatgttcatttttttcttatttttttttcttcatccgTAAAtcgttataataattaataaaaataatagtaataattaataacagCAAGATTGCTCTCGATATTTGCttatacaaatttcaaatacGTCACAGTGGGAGGATTCGACAGTTTTTGCCCAGAATTTGGATGACgcgaacactttttttttgccaaattataattttttttaacgttaatgatgtgtaataaaaattttttgttattttttttacaaaaactttcaaatcccGTACAATATACAGCgatatttctttctttttttcagttctAACTACTTGGTAGTTAACGTTTCTTCAATtattatctttaaattttaatttataaattaatttttaacatttgagTGACTTGTAaacgaatatttttagtatttttttttacttagagGCAATTTAAATGACGTTAGACCTTAAACAttgttgattatttattttaattgttgttgttttttgtgtatttattggagaatttaattacaaaaaatatttttcttgtaattacGCGAAAATATCatccataaaattaattattttatgccaGCTagtgaaaatcaaatttaaaattcacacaaatttttgaaaaacattaaaatttacattttttagttctacaaaaaattgaaattttgaaagttaaaaaaatttcgaacattttaaagaaaatttttatacaaaaaaataattaaaaattaactttaaattattcaagaaatatttttttttaactttcaaaatttttcacacaaaataaatttgaatttctacTTGGGTATGTGAAAAAAGGACTTATCACTATTTCTAAGACTAATATAATAAAGACAGATGTCAATTACTGTTTTATCGTTATTTCTTTGGAATAAACAAGTCGgttatcattttatattcCTACGACGTGATTTTACTTgagaatattatttattgtgtacaattttattagaatCTATATTGCTAaagaattttctaatttttgtgcatttttcgacataaattttattctctgGCCGACATTTTGATTCTTATTATTCTAAAGAAATAAGTTTtacgttttgttttgttttgtactatgatatcacaatttttattgtttatttttttttcttgatgtaAAAATGTAGCTTGTTTGATGGTCATGATACGGATGAATATTTCGTTATTACAAGAGTGATGTTttgagatacaaaaaaaaattatgaaatttatataagACACATTTTCAGGACTAGTTGGGAgggacataaattttttaattaattttaaacactggaacagaaagttttttttttacattaacgGGACTAATTTGCGGTATCATAGCAATAACTTGTTgccatctaaatttttataaaaatcctaaaaataattttttttaatcttaacttaaatttttagtgtgtgttttttttactttcaagctcctgtttttttttactttcttaaaaattaaaattaaatcctaatttttacatttttctctttttacactttttgtttttttttattagaaaaaataaaagctatctgtacaacttttttcatgtttaacaCTCTCGGAATGGAGTGTTTTTAGCTTTTTGCAATATATTTACAACAACTTTGAGgtgattgattaattttattgtttatcgggtttaattttattttttattattattattgagaaaatatcCTTCGCATGCAAGGAtaatctttattttaatttgttgtaaagactaaataataaagatatacattaaaataataacaaaaagctGATATaacttgattttaattaaataattaattttttaattaaaagatgtTAGAATCTACTACAGTTTGCTGTGATAAAAGGTCAAGTTATTGTTTTCTACAAATTTACGTTTGTGTACTGGTGAGGGTTTGTTGGTTATTTTCCTCAAATTCGCctgtaatgaaaataatttttaaataattaaattattttttaagaaataatttatatattttaaatatttcataatattttttttattcaagaaataatttaattaaattttttgtattcaagaaatattttaaatatttttttttattcaagaaataatttaattattttttttatttaagaaatattttaattaattttttttatttaaaaaaataaatttaattaatttttttattcgaaaaagaatttattatttttttttatttaagaattaattaattaataaataattttttaaataaaaaatattaagattaatttaaaaaaaaaactcaccattGGGAGCAATTTCCAAAAGATCGGATAAATCAACATCTGGAGCATATTCCGTTAATGCGGCATTCGTTCCTGGACTTGGAGCACCTGGCAAAACGTTGGCTACAGAAGTTGTGTCTGTAACTGCGGGCATTTCATATGCACCAATGACGTCGTCTGCGTTAAATAactgcaaaattaaaatttaaaaaattattttttacgaatttcacaaaaaaaaacaagggtTAGTTCGGAGCTACCACCCTTCAAAACAATACGTTGTgcgaattttgagtttttttttattcaaaccaATTTTGTGACGACACGACATTCAATCATACCCAAAAAACTCCTTTTGCCAAagattagtaaaaaaaattatagataataaataaatggaaccTCAAACTGAGGAATACCAGGGAtgcttataaaatatttaagtagtTTTGATGCTAACCTTTTGCATTGTGGCAGCATCCAATTGACTTGGCATAAAATATCGATTGTAATTCGGTTGTTCAGCGGCAAACTTCATacataacatttttaattttttcattttattttatttttttattatttttttggttgtttcgatgattttttatgaaaataaattaaaatggttTATTaggaaattgagaaaataaagaaattttagaaaaaaaggaaaattgtgaaaattccaACCCAATAAACGTGCAAACTCTTCACTTATTACTTCtggatgagatttttttaatattttttttacctaaaataccttttttttaggccacctttaatttattttaaacttcttgcccaataaaaaatatttttaaaatgggaacaaaataaaaaaaggtttaaaataattttaaaaaattaaaaatacaaaatttatacaatttttggcTTTATGATATATAAACATTAGAATTAgataaatacaatttaaaaaaattataaaaaaaaattaaaatttttaataaataaaatttttcatgaaatttttattttttttaaattttattcttttaatttttttcttttttaatgaagtttgaaataaatttgcagCGGCTTTAtccaaaaaagattaaaaatatttttggtactTACATTCAACAATGCGTTGGTatcaaattgataattttcccCGCGCAAAATGTCCTTCAGCGCATCTAAATCCGATTGCACATCATTCAAATGGGAATCAAACTCGGAGCTGGAATTACAAGAAGATGAGCAACTATATACACAGTGAAGTGTATACAccaactttttatttgtacaTCCAAAGAGACATTTGAGcccgagcaaaaaaattataaataaaatttttcagaggaTCCTATTTAGTgggcgtattttttttttcatcgaaaaccATAAATTCCAATGTTCTTCGGTAACAATTTTTACGTGGCGTTTTGCAAAGCATGCAAATTATGCATTTTAAAGGAGGATACTTACTGTGACATCAACTTTGAAATGTCGTTGTTGTTACTTTTGCCATTGAATTTTGTCACTTGCATGTTTGAGCCGTCAGATAAAACTACTTGTTGTCCGTTACTTGTGCCGGGAGTCTCTGCTCTGCCGGGAATTACAACCATTGTGTTGGGGTTGTATGTGATGGCGGAATTTAAATCAACGTTTCCAGCACCCAGTAGAGGGGTTTCGTCAGTGGTAAGTAgctgaaaatagaaaattttaaaatattttaattttttagtcgagaaaaaaaaattatttgactaaatggagcttaattaaaaaattaaaaaaaataatttaatttaaaaaataaattttcttaaataaatattagttttctcgaaaaaaaatattaatttctcggaagaaaaattatatttcgaaaaaaaaaaattgatttcttaaaaaaattaaatttcttaaaaaaactaaatttcttataaacaaaaattttaattttataaaaaaaaaaaaattaatttcttaaaaaaaattttccttgaaaaaaaaaaataataatttatagattaattttttctaaaaaaatatatttttgaaaataaaaattaatattttggaaaaataatatactttgcgaaaaaaaaaattaacaaaattattaaaaaaatattttcttgttaaaaaaaaaattaaatttcttaaaaaaaatatttttattaaaaaaaatttggaaaaataaatttaaaaaattaattttcttgaaaaatcaagCTTCAAAATAgaacttaattgacttaaaactgtaacttaaaaaattttaagtcataagtcaaCTTATTTaaggcttaaaattttaactttttgacttaattttctactaaaaaataatttttaaatgaatttaaggaAACTTACTGTATTCGCGTCATCGCCGAAAAGCTCATTGGGCATCTCATCCGTGAAAAGATCGTCTTTCGAGTAGAATGATTTGCCGCTGCCTGTCGATGAGGACGGCGACGTTGACGTTTGCTGCGCTGGAATCACAATATCCGGCACCGACATCTCATATTTCGCAAATTGATCTTTTTCCTGCTTGATGAGTTTCTTTCCCTGCGACGTTCCCTTGAGGAGACTTTGTTGTTGCGGCACCGTTTTTCCCTTGCTGCCACTGCTGTACGCCTGCGAATCGGCTTTTTCGGTCTTGACACGTTGTTGCGTCTGTTGGGCATCGTAAACGGATGTCGCACCGGCTTGTTGTCGCACAACTTTTGGCGCTCCGCCAGCATAAACTTCCTCGGCACCGGAATACGTTCGTTTGCGGCCATTTTGCCCGTTGGGGATTTCGCCCAATTCGTAGTCATCCGCGTGATCGACGACGTAATCTGCGCTCTTTCGGCCGCCGTTGTGCATGTCGCCGCTAACTTCATCATCTAAAACATAGCAATTATTGTATTGTGGTTGAGTATAATTGTCATACAATGCAGAAGAAGAAGTCGTAGCTTGTGGCTGATAATAGTTTGAATACAAATTGGAAAAGTCTACAGTGTGGTAAGGTGAGAAATAGAAATactttgtgtcaaaaaaaaacaaacaagattAATTTTACACCAAACGAATcgcaaaaaacataaaaaaactgttaagatGCGATgccaattttagtaaaataatgtTGCAACGAGATGCAGTCGATGCATTACCTTGACCGGGCGATGTCACGTGTTCAAATTCACTGATGCtggaataaataaaagagaaaaacgaGGTAAAAATACATCAAAAGCACACATCACGAGGCACAACTCACATTTCTTCATCGGCATTTGCGACGCCATCGAGTAACTCCTCTTCCAACTCGTGAATAATGGGACTCGCCGATCGCTGATTCTAATTATTTCGCAGGaagagaggagaaaaaaatgcaaaattagcaaaatgaAATTAGAATAAGTCAAAAGCCATGCAAATGTCATTCATCTCCATTCATTCACGTGGACTGAAAAACAGTATCCCGTCTGTCATCCGCGTGCAAAGAAGCCATTCATCCCGAAAAATAGCacacacataaattttctacgtctagaatttttttaaggaatttttttctttcaattttttttttttgatagaagaGGAAAGGGGGACACATACCCatcaaatcttatttttttactcatgaAACTGAGTTTTTGCATACTTTACccatattttactttaaaagctATCTTAACCTGTGTCTTATGAAAGGACCGGGAGAGAGTT
The sequence above is drawn from the Culicoides brevitarsis isolate CSIRO-B50_1 chromosome 1, AGI_CSIRO_Cbre_v1, whole genome shotgun sequence genome and encodes:
- the LOC134832946 gene encoding heat shock factor protein isoform X3 produces the protein MHTFGDTGTGVPAFLAKLWRLVEDPETNDLIYWSTDGRSFIIQNQARFAKELLPLNYKHNNMASFIRQLNMYGFHKITSIDNGGLRFDRDEMEFSHPCFQKGHAMLLEHIKRKIAHPKVAESKEVVKIEAVNKMLGEVKTMRGRQDALDSRFSSMKQENEALWREVAMLRQKHINQQKVVNKIIQFLVNMMHSRGGLGAMGKHRTQLMINDAPRSSKNQRSASPIIHELEEELLDGVANADEEIISEFEHVTSPGQDFSNLYSNYYQPQATTSSSALYDNYTQPQYNNCYVLDDEVSGDMHNGGRKSADYVVDHADDYELGEIPNGQNGRKRTYSGAEEVYAGGAPKVVRQQAGATSVYDAQQTQQRVKTEKADSQAYSSGSKGKTVPQQQSLLKGTSQGKKLIKQEKDQFAKYEMSVPDIVIPAQQTSTSPSSSTGSGKSFYSKDDLFTDEMPNELFGDDANTLLTTDETPLLGAGNVDLNSAITYNPNTMVVIPGRAETPGTSNGQQVVLSDGSNMQVTKFNGKSNNNDISKLMSHCSSSCNSSSEFDSHLNDVQSDLDALKDILRGENYQFDTNALLNFAAEQPNYNRYFMPSQLDAATMQKLFNADDVIGAYEMPAVTDTTSVANVLPGAPSPGTNAALTEYAPDVDLSDLLEIAPNGEFEENNQQTLTSTQT
- the LOC134832946 gene encoding heat shock factor protein isoform X4, giving the protein MHTFGDTGTGVPAFLAKLWRLVEDPETNDLIYWSTDGRSFIIQNQARFAKELLPLNYKHNNMASFIRQLNMYGFHKITSIDNGGLRFDRDEMEFSHPCFQKGHAMLLEHIKRKIAHPKVAESKEVVKIEAVNKMLGEVKTMRGRQDALDSRFSSMKQENEALWREVAMLRQKHINQQKVVNKIIQFLVNMMHSRGGLGAMGKHRTQLMINDAPRSSKVWINNMIDILNQRSASPIIHELEEELLDGVANADEEIISEFEHVTSPGQDDEVSGDMHNGGRKSADYVVDHADDYELGEIPNGQNGRKRTYSGAEEVYAGGAPKVVRQQAGATSVYDAQQTQQRVKTEKADSQAYSSGSKGKTVPQQQSLLKGTSQGKKLIKQEKDQFAKYEMSVPDIVIPAQQTSTSPSSSTGSGKSFYSKDDLFTDEMPNELFGDDANTLLTTDETPLLGAGNVDLNSAITYNPNTMVVIPGRAETPGTSNGQQVVLSDGSNMQVTKFNGKSNNNDISKLMSHCSSSCNSSSEFDSHLNDVQSDLDALKDILRGENYQFDTNALLNFAAEQPNYNRYFMPSQLDAATMQKLFNADDVIGAYEMPAVTDTTSVANVLPGAPSPGTNAALTEYAPDVDLSDLLEIAPNGEFEENNQQTLTSTQT
- the LOC134832946 gene encoding heat shock factor protein isoform X1; the protein is MHTFGDTGTGVPAFLAKLWRLVEDPETNDLIYWSTDGRSFIIQNQARFAKELLPLNYKHNNMASFIRQLNMYGFHKITSIDNGGLRFDRDEMEFSHPCFQKGHAMLLEHIKRKIAHPKVAESKEVVKIEAVNKMLGEVKTMRGRQDALDSRFSSMKQENEALWREVAMLRQKHINQQKVVNKIIQFLVNMMHSRGGLGAMGKHRTQLMINDAPRSSKVWINNMIDILNQRSASPIIHELEEELLDGVANADEEIISEFEHVTSPGQDFSNLYSNYYQPQATTSSSALYDNYTQPQYNNCYVLDDEVSGDMHNGGRKSADYVVDHADDYELGEIPNGQNGRKRTYSGAEEVYAGGAPKVVRQQAGATSVYDAQQTQQRVKTEKADSQAYSSGSKGKTVPQQQSLLKGTSQGKKLIKQEKDQFAKYEMSVPDIVIPAQQTSTSPSSSTGSGKSFYSKDDLFTDEMPNELFGDDANTLLTTDETPLLGAGNVDLNSAITYNPNTMVVIPGRAETPGTSNGQQVVLSDGSNMQVTKFNGKSNNNDISKLMSHCSSSCNSSSEFDSHLNDVQSDLDALKDILRGENYQFDTNALLNFAAEQPNYNRYFMPSQLDAATMQKLFNADDVIGAYEMPAVTDTTSVANVLPGAPSPGTNAALTEYAPDVDLSDLLEIAPNGEFEENNQQTLTSTQT
- the LOC134832946 gene encoding heat shock factor protein isoform X2, producing the protein MHTFGDTGTGVPAFLAKLWRLVEDPETNDLIYWSTDGRSFIIQNQARFAKELLPLNYKHNNMASFIRQLNMYGFHKITSIDNGGLRFDRDEMEFSHPCFQKGHAMLLEHIKRKIAHPKVAESKEVVKIEAVNKMLGEVKTMRGRQDALDSRFSSMKQENEALWREVAMLRQKHINQQKVVNKIIQFLVNMMHSRGGLGAMGKHRTQLMINDAPRSSKVWINNMIDILNQRSASPIIHELEEELLDGVANADEEIISEFEHVTSPGQDFSNLYSNYYQPQATTSSSALYDNYTQPQYNNCYVLDDEVSGDMHNGGRKSADYVVDHADDYELGEIPNGQNGRKRTYSGAEEVYAGGAPKVVRQQAGATSVYDAQQTQQRVKTEKADSQAYSSGSKGKTVPQQQSLLKGTSQGKKLIKQEKDQFAKYEMSVPDIVIPAQQTSTSPSSSTGSGKSFYSKDDLFTDEMPNELFGDDANTLLTTDETPLLGAGNVDLNSAITYNPNTMVVIPGRAETPGTSNGQQVVLSDGSNMQVTKFNGKSNNNDISKLMSHSEFDSHLNDVQSDLDALKDILRGENYQFDTNALLNFAAEQPNYNRYFMPSQLDAATMQKLFNADDVIGAYEMPAVTDTTSVANVLPGAPSPGTNAALTEYAPDVDLSDLLEIAPNGEFEENNQQTLTSTQT